One window of Dysidea avara chromosome 11, odDysAvar1.4, whole genome shotgun sequence genomic DNA carries:
- the LOC136238993 gene encoding soma ferritin-like, which translates to MATKVQVRQNYHEESEAGVNKQINLELYAFYSYLSMSHYFDRDDVALKGFSKFFKKCSDEEREHAEKFMEFQNKRGGRIVLQDIKKPSKDEWGCGVDAMQAALELEKAVNKSLLDLHDVAAKHNDSQMQDFIEVNYLHEQVEGIKELGDYITNLKRLGTGHGEWHFDRTLDC; encoded by the exons ATGGCCACAAAAGTTCAAGTTCGCCAAAACTATCACGAGGAGTCCGAGGCTGGCGTTAACAAACAGATCAACTTGGAACTCTACGCCTTCTACAGTTACTTGTCTATG TCGCACTATTTCGACCGCGACGATGTGGCACTGAAGGGATTTAGTAAGTTCTTCAAGAAGTGTTCTGATGAGGAACGAGAGCATGCCGAGAAATTTATGGAGTTTCAAAACAAAAGGGGAGGAAGAATCGTCCTCCAGGACATCAAGAAGcccagcaaagatgaatggggttGCGGAGTGGACGCTATGCAAGCAGCGTTAGAGCTTGAGAAGGCTGTGAACAAGTCGCTCCTGGACCTTCATGATGTCGCTGCCAAGCACAATGACTCCCAGATGCAAGACTTCATTGAGGTTAATTACTTACATGAACAAGTAGAAGGTATAAAGGAGTTGGGAGACTACATAACCAATCTGAAGAGGCTTGGCACTGGCCATGGAGAGTGGCACTTTGACCGTACACTTGACTGTTAA
- the LOC136238994 gene encoding soma ferritin-like, producing the protein MAQVRQNYHEESEAGVNKQINLELYAFYSYLSMSHYFDRDDVALKGFSKFFKKCSDEEREHAEKLMDFQNKRGGRIVLQDIKKPSKDEWGNGVDVMQAALELEKAVNKSLLDLHDVAAKHNDSHMQDFIEGNYLHEQVEGIKQLGDYVTNLKRLGTGHGEWHFDRELDS; encoded by the exons ATGGCTCAAGTTCGCCAAAACTACCACGAGGAATCCGAGGCTGGCGTTAACAAACAGATCAACTTGGAACTCTACGCCTTCTACAGTTACTTGTCTATG TCGCACTATTTCGACCGCGACGATGTGGCACTGAAGGGATTTAGTAAGTTCTTCAAGAAGTGTTCTGACGAAGAACGGGAACATGCTGAGAAATTGATGGACTTCCAAAACAAAAGGGGAGGAAGAATCGTCCTTCAGGACATCAAGAAGCCCAGCAAAGACGAATGGGGTAACGGCGTAGACGTGATGCAGGCTGCGCTAGAGCTTGAGAAAGCCGTGAACAAGTCGCTACTGGATCTTCACGATGTCGCTGCCAAACACAACGACTCCCACATGCAAGACTTCATTGAGGGTAACTACTTGCACGAGCAGGTCGAGGGTATAAAGCAGTTGGGAGATTACGTAACCAACCTGAAGAGGCtcggcactggtcatggagaaTGGCACTTCGATCGTGAACTCGACAGTTAA